One window from the genome of Acinetobacter sp. LoGeW2-3 encodes:
- the gltA gene encoding citrate synthase, translating to MSEATGKKAVLQLDGKQIELPIYSGTLGPDVIDVKDVLAAGHFTFDPGFVSTAACESKITFIDGGKGVLLHRGYPIDQLATKADYLETCYLLLNGELPTAEQKVEFDAKVRNHTMVHDQVSRFFNGFRRDAHPMAIMCGVVGALSAFYHNSLDIENIDHREITAIRLIAKVPTLAAWTYKYTVGQPFVYPRNDLTYAENFLYMMFATPADRDYKVDPILAKAMDRIFTLHADHEQNASTSTVRLAGSTGANPYACIAAGIAALWGPAHGGANEAVLKMLDEIGTVENVAPFMEKVKTKEVKLMGFGHRVYKNFDPRAKVMKETCDEVLTALGINDPQLALAMELERIALSDDYFIKRNLYPNVDFYSGIILKAIGIPTEMFTVIFALARTVGWISHWLEMHSAPYKIGRPRQLYTGETQRDIVR from the coding sequence ATGTCTGAAGCAACTGGCAAAAAAGCCGTTTTACAGCTTGATGGCAAACAAATTGAACTACCAATTTACAGCGGCACATTGGGCCCAGATGTAATCGACGTTAAAGATGTGTTGGCTGCAGGTCACTTTACTTTTGATCCTGGTTTCGTATCTACAGCGGCGTGTGAATCTAAAATTACATTCATCGATGGTGGTAAAGGCGTTCTTTTACACCGTGGCTACCCAATCGACCAGTTAGCGACTAAAGCAGACTACCTAGAAACTTGCTACCTTCTTCTAAATGGCGAGCTTCCAACTGCTGAACAAAAAGTTGAATTTGACGCTAAAGTACGTAACCACACAATGGTTCACGACCAAGTTAGCCGCTTCTTCAATGGTTTCCGTCGTGACGCGCATCCTATGGCGATCATGTGTGGTGTTGTTGGTGCGCTTTCTGCGTTCTATCACAACAGCCTTGACATCGAAAACATCGACCATCGTGAAATCACTGCGATTCGTTTGATCGCTAAAGTGCCTACACTGGCTGCTTGGACTTACAAATATACAGTTGGTCAACCGTTCGTTTACCCACGTAACGATTTGACTTACGCGGAAAACTTCCTGTACATGATGTTTGCTACTCCTGCAGACCGTGACTACAAAGTTGACCCAATTCTTGCGAAAGCAATGGACCGTATTTTCACGCTTCATGCTGACCACGAACAAAACGCGTCTACTTCTACAGTACGTCTAGCTGGTTCTACTGGTGCTAACCCGTATGCATGTATCGCTGCTGGTATTGCGGCTCTATGGGGTCCTGCTCACGGTGGTGCAAACGAAGCTGTTCTTAAGATGCTTGATGAAATCGGCACTGTAGAAAACGTTGCTCCGTTCATGGAAAAAGTGAAAACTAAAGAAGTTAAACTGATGGGCTTCGGTCACCGAGTTTACAAAAACTTCGATCCACGTGCGAAAGTAATGAAAGAAACTTGCGACGAAGTGTTAACTGCACTTGGTATCAACGATCCACAGCTTGCTCTTGCTATGGAACTTGAACGTATCGCACTTTCTGATGACTACTTCATCAAACGTAACCTTTACCCTAACGTAGACTTCTACTCAGGTATCATCCTTAAAGCGATTGGTATCCCAACAGAAATGTTTACTGTAATCTTCGCTCTTGCACGTACAGTTGGTTGGATCAGCCACTGGTTAGAAATGCACAGCGCACCTTACAAAATCGGTCGTCCTCGTCAGCTTTACACTGGCGAAACTCAACGCGATATCGTTCGTTAA